The genomic region CGCGCCTCAGCACGTGATCCACGATCGGGAGGATGTACGTCAGGGATTTCCCGGACCCGGTGCCGGTGGTCACCACGTACGACTGACCCTGGCGGGCCAACTGGATCGCGGCCCGCTGGTGCGCGTGGAGATTCAAGGCGGCGCGCGGCTCTCCCGCAGCGAACAGGTCCGCACACGTGGGATGCAACGTCCCTTCACCGACGAGTTCGCTGACGCTGCCACCTGGTGTGAAATTTGGGTTCAGCTGGGCCAGCGGGTCTGGCCAGAACACGCCGCTTTGCATCTGCGCGTCCACGTAGGCCCGGATGTCCCGGTCACGGATGTGGACGAAAGACGAGACGTACGACTGGTACTGCCGGATGACGTCCTGACGAAACTCGAAAATGTTCATGCGGCGTTGTTCAGAAGGGCATCGGGCAACTTGACCATGGACGCTTCAAGAATAGGTGATCGTTCAACCCTAAACTGCATCAAAGTCGTGCTGGCACCCTTTTTGGACGCTGGGACTTCCCCCATGCCTCAGGTTGATGGGACAGGCCACCATGACGCCGAAGCCAGGAGAAACGCCATCCCGCTGTACCGCGGCCTGAAGCGTCCAGTCCCCAAGACGAGGCGCCTGATCTCTGGGGATTAAACTGAAAAACGTTCATGGGCACACCGGCAACAGACCAAAAAGGAGCTGGACCGAAAGATCACATCTCATCAGGCTGCATCAAAGGCGCCACAAGAGGATGGAGTGTATGAATCAGGGTCACCAGGGTGACAGCGACATCCTGCGTATGTGCCCGGGTCCTGACCGGCACCGTGATCAGAATTCGGCTCAATTCTGACTTTTCCTCAATCGTTACTTTCCGTGCGGGAAAAGCCTCCTTCGCCTGCTGAAACAGCTGAGGCCAGATGGACTTGAGCCGTGCCTTTGCCGGATGGGCTGGATGGAGCTCTTCGTGAAAGGCGACGATCACCTCGTCCGCCTTGGGACGGATTTCAAAGCGGAGATAGGTCTCCCAGCCCCCGTGACCGACCTGTTGATACGTACTTCCATCCCGCATGTTGCGGCTGTGCAGAAAGTATCCCGCAGGCAGCAGCGGCTGGACTGCCGCGACGACGCCTGGGAGGGCCCAGCCAATGCGCCGGGACCGTATGTAAGGGGCAAGGGCCAGCTCGACAGGCGCTGTCGTCAACAGGAGGAAGCGCATCACGGCACTGACCAGTCGGGACGCGGACGTGTCCTCGGGGAGAAGGATTTCGATGCTGCTCGGTGTAAATTCGACTTGATATTCACCGAAGTGCAGTGCCACTTGTTCGGCGACCTTCACCAGTGCCTTGCCCACATCTTGCTTAAAAGGTTCCGACGACGGCACAAGATCGTAAAGACCCAGTCGAAAGTACTCCCCCTGGTCACCTTCTTCCACGAGAAGCTGATACTTCAGTGAACGGGACCAGTGCCTCATCAGCAGCTGGAAACCATCAACCACCTCTTCAAAATAAAAAGTCTTCGGGAACCACTGTGCGAGAAGTGCCTGCGCTTGATCAAGCTGAGTGGTGGCGTTCGTCAGGCTCTCGGCTTCGGTTGCCGCCTGTACGATGTGCGCTTCATCTGGGGCTCCCCAGATGATCAGGGCGTGCTCTGCAAGGCTCTTGCTTCTGGCCTCAATGACAGCTTCGTCCCACTCCTGCTGATCTTGAAAGAAACGGTTGAGCGGCAAGCGGCTCTGACGCGCGAGCTCTACCCGTTTCCTTTTATAGGGTCCATTCGACAGGCCACTGTTGAGCTTCCCCGTCACGAGGGTCAGGTTGCCCAGTGTGTGTAGCAGCGCGTCGCGGTGGGCATCTGGATTCTCGATGTCCGGCGTGGCTTGCGGCGCGGCCCAGTATTTCCTCCAGCTGCGGGGCAGAACGTGCTCTACACTGAGCGCTTCAGCGATGTGCAGTTTCTCCTGCTTGCCGCTCAGCAGCTGAACATCGATGGCTTCGAGAACCATGCTCACCCCGCGGGCGCGCAATTTGCGGTACACCGGACTGGTCACCAGATTCCGGTGGAATTCAGCGTCATCCGGCCAGCGGACGCTCTCCCCGGCGCCACGAGACAGAAACGTACGCAGGACAGACCGGTTGACGCCATGCCGCCTGAACTCTTGAAGCAACTGCAAGAAGAAGCGGTTGTAATTCTTCGTTCCCAAGTTCGAAACGAAACGTCGGACAGTGTAGGACTCCAAATCCTCCCACAATGGAACCAGCCCAGCTTCATCTAAGGCCGACTCGGTGAGGAGATACAGCAGAACAGGGGTCAGCGTACTGATGTCCATGGC from Deinococcus arcticus harbors:
- a CDS encoding DUF262 domain-containing protein, encoding MRPDKRGVLELFERPQRYVIPLYQRRYVWSRQRQWEPLWADVQHRAEAVLSGERRVRPHFLGAVVWSYVRPTGREVPAYEVIDGQQRLTTFQILLAAFRDVTADIDPDIHRELERVTANDGMREHEFERFKVWPTRFDQPAFEQILDARDVTMVTASVEQARTAFQHVSALAAGYVYFAGAIRDWLMENDPVQRADALFQALRRHLQVVTIDLEEDDDPQVIFETLNARGEPLQPADLVRNFIFNDAARTNEHQQRLYDTYWVQFDEDKSFWRTPAARGRLVRDQLAWFLSAFLTVKLNEEVADSAIFHAFKRWWQARPEVNQPDSAELGLRELSRYAATYDQLNHAPATTRLGILTRRLEAMDISTLTPVLLYLLTESALDEAGLVPLWEDLESYTVRRFVSNLGTKNYNRFFLQLLQEFRRHGVNRSVLRTFLSRGAGESVRWPDDAEFHRNLVTSPVYRKLRARGVSMVLEAIDVQLLSGKQEKLHIAEALSVEHVLPRSWRKYWAAPQATPDIENPDAHRDALLHTLGNLTLVTGKLNSGLSNGPYKRKRVELARQSRLPLNRFFQDQQEWDEAVIEARSKSLAEHALIIWGAPDEAHIVQAATEAESLTNATTQLDQAQALLAQWFPKTFYFEEVVDGFQLLMRHWSRSLKYQLLVEEGDQGEYFRLGLYDLVPSSEPFKQDVGKALVKVAEQVALHFGEYQVEFTPSSIEILLPEDTSASRLVSAVMRFLLLTTAPVELALAPYIRSRRIGWALPGVVAAVQPLLPAGYFLHSRNMRDGSTYQQVGHGGWETYLRFEIRPKADEVIVAFHEELHPAHPAKARLKSIWPQLFQQAKEAFPARKVTIEEKSELSRILITVPVRTRAHTQDVAVTLVTLIHTLHPLVAPLMQPDEM